CTATCAATGTTATTTATTCCGGGACGATGAGTGCGGCCGTGGAAGCTGGAGTGGAAGGTTTACAAGCCATCGGATTTTCACTTTCCGATTTGAAGTGGGAAGCAGATTTTGACCAAGCTGAAGATTTTATCAAAGATATTATTCTGAAAACTTTGGAAAATCCAATGCCAAAAGGTGTTGTTTTGAATGTTAATATTCCGAAATTAAACAAGGAAGAAATCAAAGGTATTAAAGTTTGCAAACAAGCCAACGCCAAATGGGAAGAAAGTTTTGATGAAAGAACCAATCCGCACGGAAGAAAATATTACTGGTTGAGTGGTTATTTCAACAATATGGATGAATCCGAAGATGCAGACGAAACGGCTTTGACAAATGGTTATATCAGTATTGTACCTGTGAAATTCGACTTGACAGCTTATGAATATATGAACGAACTCAATTCAATTTATAAATAAAAATGAATGGAGTTTATCAGACAATATTTGCTTTCGAAGGGAATTCCGCTTACCGAAGAAAATTGGAGGCCTTTTGTAGAGAAAAACTTTAGAAAAGAATACAAGAAAAAAGATATAATTCTGAACAAGGGAGAGGTAGATAATTATCTGTCTTTTGTAGAAAAAGGAGCTGCAAGGCTTTTCTTTATGAAGGAAAATAAAGAACTAACGATAAGGTTTGTATTTCATAATCAATTTCTTACGGCTTATGATTCTTTTACTCAAAGAACGCCGTCAAGATGCGATATAGAAGCGTTAACCGATATGGTTGTCTGGCAAATCCATTATGATGATTTGCAGGAAATCTACAAGTCTCAAGCGATTGGTAATTTGATTGGTAGATTGACTGTTGAAGCGCTTTACGTTGAAAAACTTAACAGAGAATTTTCTTTTCTAAGTGAAACTGCCGAAGAAAGATATCTTTCACTTTTAAAAGAGCAGCCGGATCTTTTTCAAAAAATCCCATTGAAACATATTGCTTCTTATATGGGCATTACGCCACAGGCACTTAGCAGAATCAGAAAACGAATTTATTAACCATGGTTCATTTTATTTGAACTAAATTAAGCATATTTTTGCCTAAAATCAATTCTGATTAAAAATCCGAATGAGGGAAGAAAGGCGTTTAGAGAGATCTGAATGCTTTTTTTAGCAATGATAGAAGGGTAGAAACTAATAAAAAAAAACCGCTAATCTAATTAGCGGTTTCTATTTTTATATTAATTAAAAGCATTGTCATAAGTCATTGATGAAAAATCGATTTTCAGAATGGCTTTAGAATCTATTGATGCTCCGTTGCATTTGGCAGGAATCCACGTTTTACCAACTTTTGTTGCGGCGTCTTTCAAATCTTTAAGGAAAGGCTCGCTGTTCGCCACTTTTGGTCCGGCTTCAACTTTAGACAAAATTCCGTCTTTGTTTATGTCAAGTTTTACAAAGAACAATCCATTGATTGAATAAGTACTCCAGTTGACATTTTGCTGCAATTTTTCTTTCAATTCTTTGATATATTTATCCGTTCCGCCAGGATACCTCAAACTTTTGAACTGAGAAGGGTTACAAGACTCGTCTTTTATTTGATAAATTCCTCTTATATTGTAAGTTACGGAACTTGTAGAAGCATCCGCCATAGGAATGTCGATATTCAAGGATTCTTCAACGTCGTTATTTTGAGCAAAAGCTAATGTAGATATCAGCAGGCTCAATGAAAATAGTATTGATTTCATAGTATTTGATTTATAATAATTTTAGAAAGAAATTTTATGCCAAAATAATTCTGATTAGCAACAAATTACAAAACTTCAATCTGGTTTTTTAATAAATCTTCAAATTCGTCTCTTTTTCTGATAAGATGTGCTTTTCCGTCCAAGAACATTACTTCCGCTGGCTTCAATCTCGAATTGAAATTCGAACTCATTTCAAAACCATAAGCACCTGCGTTTCTGAAAACAATCACATCGCCTTCTCTCACCTCATTAATTTTTCTGTCCCACGCAAAAGTATCTGTTTCACAGATGTTTCCAACCACAGTATAGATTCTTTCCGGACCTTTTGGATTAGATAGATTTTCGATAATATGATAAGAATCGTAGAACATCGGACGGATCAAATGATTGAAACCAGAATTCACACCAACAAAAACTGTCGCAGTGGTTTGTTTGATGACATTAGATTTTACAAGGAAATGTCCACTTTTACTTACCAGGAATTTCCCAGGCTCAAACCAAAGCTGGAATTTTTTTCCTGTTGATTCTTCGTGTTTTTTGATGGCAGCATTTACTTTCTTTCCAAGAGATTTCACATCCGTTTCGATGTCGCCATCCTGGTAAGGAACTTTGAAACCGCTTCCCATATCCAGATATTTCAGATTTGGGAAATGTTCTGCCAATTCGAACATAATATCAAGACCTTGAAGAAAGACGTCCGGATCTTTGATCTCGCTTCCCGTGTGCATATGAAGCCCTTCAACATTAATGTTGGTGGATTTCATAACACGTTCGATGTGGCGAAGCTGATGAATGGAAATTCCAAATTTGGAATCGATGTGACCTGTCGATATTTTATAATTTCCTCCTGCAAAAATGTGCGGATTGATTCTCACAAAAATCGGATAAGAACTACCGAATTTATTTCCAAATTGTTCCAAAATCGAAATGTTATCGATATTGATATGAACATTCAGAGACATTGCTTCCTCGATCTCTGCAAGGTCCACACAGTTTGGTGTGAAAAGGATTCTGTCGTTGGAGAAACCAGCTTTCAGACCTAATTTCACTTCATTGATAGAAACACAATCAAGAGATGCGCCCAACTTTTCGACGTATTTCAGGATATTGATATTGGTTAAAGCTTTTGCTGCGTAGAAAAATCTGGTGTTCTTCGAGAAAGAAGAAGTCAGTTTTTCATATTGCTCACGGATGGAGTTAACATCATAAACGTAAACGGGTGTCCCGAATTCTTTTGCTATATTTAGCAAGTCCTGATTGGTCATAATCTTGATTTTTTAAAATAAAAAGGCAGATTCTTATATAAAGAGTCTGCCGCAATAGATATCTTATGCACGCAACTCTTTATACATTCCAAACCTTAGAGAACCTTACAGCTCCCTTTTTTCCGATTTTGCTTTGTTTAAAATATTGCATTGCTTTTGTTAAAATTTTTCGCAAAATTAGAGTTTATCTGTAAATCCTGCAATGTTTTTATTTCAAGATTTAAAATTAGGATAATAGAAAGATTATTTTTTCTTTGTTGGTACTAAATAAACAATTCCGATATTACTTTTAGGAATTCCATCCAGAAAATTATTTGTGATTCTTACGTTGTATCCATAAATCACTTTTACACGCATCAAACCAAATCCAATTTCCGGTCTAAAATATAAATTAGAATTTTTAAAGTCTGTAAAATAAATAAGGTTAGCTCCTAATGCCATCGCTCCAACTCCTCCGGAAACCCAACCTCCAATTTTTGGACCGATGATAAAGTTTTTTCCAGTCAGTAAATTAACTTAAGTCGAAACAAAATAAGCAGAAGAAAGCGGGTGATGACCATCGGTTGAATTCTTGTATTTTGCTAAACCAACTTCTGCAAAAATAGAGTTTTTCCAAAAATTAATTCCTGTAAGAACTGTTAGTCTTCCTGTTTGTAGGGAATCTTTTAAGGATTGAGCAGAAATATTGATGCTCCGAAACATAATAATTAAAACAAAAAACCGAAGAATTCTTTTCATCAATTTTTATTTTTCAGGAAGCGGAGAAACGTCATACTCATTTCTCAAAAGTGCCAACTGCAAATCATTCTGCAACTCCTGTGTAAATCTAGGCACAGGCAACATCAGCTTTTTGATTTTCTCCAAAGACTGAATCTGATGATATAATTCGTAAAAACCAAAACCAGTTAATTTGCCTTTTTCCAAAACCAAAAATGATTTTTCGCCCAAAGTTCTTCCGGATGAAGACCAGATTTCATTCCTTCCTTTGAGATTGATTTTCTGAGTGAATTCTACCAAATCTTTCAGTTCTTCTCTTGATTTGATGTAATTGATTGCCTTCAAACCTTGTGTAAAACTCTTGAATTTCAGCAAAGGTTTATCTTCCTGAAGTTTAATTTTCTCAAGAATATATTTGTTCTTTCTGTAAAACAATCCGAAAGTCAATTGTTGCCTTTTTTGTATGCCTTTGTTTTGCATCATTAGTTTGGCAATCAAATCAGTTCCTGTGAGTTCGTAGGAAATTTTTTCTGTCTCTTCCTGTATTTTTTTATACTTCTCTTTATCAGAATCAAAAATCTTCTTGGCAGATTTATAAAGGTCTTCCACCACATCGGAACTAATGATCTTTCCATCCGAGTTTTGGAAATACAGAATTCCTCTTTCGTTTGGCAAATCTTCCGTCAAAATCTGAACTTTGCTAATGTAGTCTTTCTCTAGATTTTCTTCCTGCTGTGATTGGATTATTTCGTTGTTTTTGTCTTTGATAATCAGTAATTTAAATAAATCCAAAGTTGCTCTAGCATCGCCACTTGCACGATGAGCTTCACTCAATGGAATTCCGATTGACTTACAAAGTTTACTTAAGGAGTAACTTTTCTCATCCGGAATCAGATTTTTAGCTAATGGAATTGTGTCTAAAGTTTTAATTGTGAATTCGTAACCGAGACGTTTGAATGACTGGCGAAGCATCCTGTAATCAAAATCGATATTGTGACCAACTAAAACAGAATCTTTGGTTATTTCGACAATACGTTTGGCAATTTCATGAAATTTTGGAGCAGTAATTACCATTTTTGAGGTAATTCCAGTCAGCTTTTGCACAAAAGAAGAAATCTCACTCTCGGGATTCACGAGTGAGATAAATTGGTCCGTAATCTCGTGACCATCATAACGATAGATGGCAATCTCGATGATGCTTTCTTTCCTAAAAGGCGCTCCGTTACTTTCTATATCTATTACTGAGTACATCTACATTTTTCCTTCTACAAAGTTAAGAAACTTGAGAAACTTCCTTTCTCAAACATTTTGTTGTTGATCAATTCTATTTTCTTTATGGAACTGACAGGCACAATAGTAACAATTTTATGTCCTTTTTCAACGTAAAAAAAATAAGCACTGTTAGAATCAATTAGGTAAATGTCTTTTTGACTTCCAGAGTCATCTGTAATCCTGTGTTTGATTTTCATTTTGTTGTTGACAATCCTGTCTTTTGCTGTCATACCAGTTCCCAAACCACCTCCAAGAAAGAAAGAAGCAACCATAAATGCCACCGCAAAGTAAACTTGCTTTTTGATGTGAAGTTTCAAATCCTCCTCTGTTGCATTGGGATTTTTTTTAAAAAAGTTCTTACCAGCTACAGAAAAACGAACCCATTTTCTATGACTGTTATTTGCAAGGAAATTATAATACAGGACAAAGCCTATGATTAAAATTATTAATGATATTAAGATGATAGGCTGGGACGTAAGTTCGGCAATAGGACTTATCAAAATATCCATTATTGAAGAATATTTCAGAAAATTAACGCCCAACATATAGAAAAAAACGCCGTCTCTTAATATTCCTAAAATAATGAGGTATAGATAGCCTAAAGGCAAAAGTGTCTGTAGTTTTTCAATTATTTTGTAGTCCATTAGTTATTATAGTTTTCTTAAGGTAACATCCCTAAAACTACATTTAAGTTTTGAATCTTAAAAATGTTATAATAACAAATTTACGTTATAAACTGTGGAAAGCTATACTTTCTGTGAAAAATTATTCTTTAATAAACTTTGTACGATATGCTTTTTTATCTGTGATGACATTAATCAAATAATTCCCGACTTTCAAATTTGAAATATTAATCTTATCATTTATGCCAGATGAAGCTTTTATTATTCTTCCACTTACATCAAGAATCTCTACCTTTTTTATTTGTTCTTTTGTTTTGATGCTTAAGATGTCTTTGGCAGGATTTGGAAAAAGTGATAGTTCATCAGTTTGAATTTCTTTCACCGACAGATTGGTATTATTGTATCGCAAAATCACATAATCCTGATTTTTTATGTTAGGAACATTAGGATTAGGCAAGGTTGTGACAGATCCTGCAACAATCACTTTTCCATTATTTGTAACTAAAACTCTGGAGGGAAATTGCTCTTTGAAAACTGGAGTAGAGACATTGGTTATGGCCTCTCCATTTGTTCCAAATGTTAAAGCTTTGGTATAATCTGGATTTACCTTTGCTGTATAAAATGCCATCTGATTAGTTGTTTGGCCAATGATCTTTGAATTTGTCATCAGAAAGCTGCCGTCAGATGATATTGCACTTTGAGAAAAATTTTGGTTAAATGGATTTTTTATTTTTCCACCAGTTCCAAAAGTATTATCCAAGTTTCCGTATCGGTTGATTTTGAAAAAATCTCCACTTATTACGAAAAGAGTTTCATTATTTCCTTTTGGAATTACCAAAGAAATATTAGGATTAGCATTGGAATTACCATAATAGAATTCAGTTGTCCCATTGATGCCATAAGAAGCAGGACTTCCATCAAGATTGAAGGCAGATACAGATATGTTATAATTGGGCATTCCGCCTTCTGAATAATTAATTCCGTAGGCATAGATTTTATTATTCAACAATTGTATTTTTTGGATAAGATTCGTTTTACCACCAATATCTAGAATTATTTTACCATCTGAATTCCAGTTATCATCAAAACTGCCATCCATATTGGCTCCGATTATGAAAATATCCTGATCAATATTTCCAGCAATGTAAATTTTGTCGTTGTAAACTTCCAGACAAGTTACAATTTTGTTATTGCCACCTCCTATTGCAAATCTTGCGATTCCATTAGTTCCGAACGTAGTATCAAGAATACCATTGGGACTGATTTTTATCGCAATGATATCTGCACTGAGATTTGTAGAGTTATTACCGTGACCTGCAATTAAAAAACTTCCGTCTGATAGTCTAAGTAATTTTGATGCAGTAAGAAACAAGTTTTTATTATTCGTATAGGTAGAATAGCTAAAAAAACCATTATTTCCGAAGGTAGAATCTAAAGTTCCATCCATATTCAGTCTGAAAACAGTGCAATAGATTGGTTCGAAAAATCCTGAACTGCTGAAAGATTTTCCTAGATAAACAGTTTTTCCATCGGGTTGCTCTAACACATCATAAATAATCTCTGTATTGCTGTTAGGATAATTAAACACAGTATCTAAAAATAACTTACCATCTTCTGAAAAAGAAGAATCTAATACACCATCCTGAGAATAGATGATAATACTGGCAAAGCAAACTAATGAAATGAATATTTTTTTCATGGCTGTGTGTTTTTATTTGAATTTTTTGATTTTATTATTTGTCATACCTGTAGCAACTGCTCCTTCTTGGTTACTTCCGCCAACCAATATTTTATTGTCAGAAGTAAGATTTATGGCAGTGATTTCTTCAAAAAAATCAATTGAATTGTTGTCAAGATAATCAGAAACGACGCCGTTATTTTTAATTCCGAAAGAGTTGTCCAATGTTCCGTTGAGATTGAGTCTTAAAATAAAACCGTGTATTTCACTGCTTTTTCCAATAATTAATAGTTTGTTATCTGGCTGAACAGCAATGGTAGAAAATTTTAGGTCATTAGGACTTTGAGTTCCATAACCAAATACACCATTGTTGCCATACGACAAATCTGAGGTTCCATTAGATAATATTTTTTCCACTAATATTCTGTAATTAAAATCTGTTGACTTTTCTGATATCAAATAAACATTGTTAGAAACATCAATTACGATTTTTTTAAAGACTTCATAATAATCTGGATTATAATCTTTTTGAAAAAGACCATTATTCCCAAAAGAGGATATCGGCTGACCTTCCAAATCATAAAGATAAATTGAAAGCTTATGTAGACTATTATCTATGTAAACTGTTGCGATGCTGTTGGCACCAACATATAATTTATTCTCATCAGGAGAATATACTGAGTACTGTGACGGTACTTCTATGTAACCTTTGTTTTGGGCAAAGGAATAATCAATACTTCCGTCTGCGTTATATCTGTAAAGGATTGGTTTCGTGGTTTCACTATCATTTGTGAAATCTACGGAAGCAGAAGCATAAAGTTTTTTATTATTTTGATTGAATTTGAAACTAGTGGTGTTGTGTTGGTATATATTTTCAAATTTCTTATATCTATAGTTGGCTTGAATTTTTCCTGATTCCTCAATCAAAGACCCATAAGCAACGACGGCCAATTGCTTGTTTTCTAAAATATCAAAATCACCGACTGGGATGTCATTGAAAAAACCATTGTTGGCAAAGGTTTTATCAAGCAATCCTGTAGGAAGATATTTGTAAAGCCCTTGTGGATTCAAAACATAGAATTTACCATCATCTTGCGAAATTATCTTTCTGATTTTTTTATCAGATTGACTGTTATCCTCCTGTCCACAGCTACTATTAAATACCAAATTGTTAAAACTTCCCCATAATAGTAATGCTTTATTTTCTCTACAAAATCCTACACCTATAGGAGAAATTTTGGTATTATCATTAAAATAGCCAGCTACAAGATAATCGTCATAATAGCTTTGATTGACGACAGTATTTTGTTGGGTTGATGCAGTCCCACCATTTTTGTCGTAGCTGTCTACAACCGAATTTTTATAATTTCCGGATGTTTTATAGCCCAAAATAATGATGTCTTCTAAGCTATTTGTATGAATGTAGTTTATTACATCTTCTTGTGTTCCAAAATTGATGACCTTTTTTCCTGTTCCATTGAAACTTGTTTCTAAGCTGCCATTACTAGTCAGCTTGACTACTGCTGCATCTATCTTACTGTTTGTATTGGTATCGCAAAATCCTGCGAGTAAAATTTTCCCATCGGATAAAACTTTCATGGTATTTGGTCTGTCATTTTTGCCAAAAAAATCGATGATTTTTATCCCATTATTGCCAAAAGAGCTATCTAAAGTTCCATCTGGGTTAAATCTTGCCGCAAAAAAATCTTCTTGAACACCATCAAATGTATAACCTGACGCTAAGATTTTATTGTCGGATAATATATTGAGATTTTTAATTTCAGATTTTTGTCCTAATTCTAGAAAAATAAATCCTTTTTGATTAAAATCCTTATCAATTCGCCCGTTGTTAAAATAATACTTAACGATGACTGCCTTTTTACCAGCTCTTCCACCGATAATAATTTTATCATCTTTAATGTCAATGGCATTCGCAACATCGTCACTTGTAAAATCTGTCACTACTTTTCCGTCTATACTAAATTCTGTTTCACTATCTATAGATGCGGTAGAGGCACTCAGTCTTACTAATGCAATGCTTTTATTACTGTCATCAATAGAATAACCCGCCAGAACAACCTTATCCTTGTAGTATTTTATAGCATTTGCTCTGGAACCGTTATTTCCTATGGAGACAGCCTTCCGAGCGAGTAAACCATTAGAATTTGTTGCATAATAGTAAAAAGCATCTTTAGAGGGAAACTTTAATGCTGAACCATTACCCTCATTAGAGATATTGGTTATGGCATTACTATAACCAGCTATGTATAAACTGTTATTAGTATAATCGATAGATGTTGGAACTTCCTTGAGGTAATTGTCAACGTAGTTATATTCTCCCAAGCCAAAATTGGATTCTATAATTCCTTGTTGGGAAAATAAAGAAAAGGAAATGCTATGGAAGAGTAAAAGAATATATTTTTTCATTTGTGTTATTTTTTAATGATTTTAATGGATTCTGAATAGTTTTCACCAGAGAATTTTAGGACATAATTTCCTTGTTTCAAAAAGGATAAGTCTAAAATCAAATCACCAGAAAAATTTGTGTTCTTACCATTAAGGCCATTTCTTATAAATCTTCCTGATAAATCATAAACACTGATGTCTAAGTTTTTGTTTTGAGTGTTTTTGATTCTGACATTTAAGGTGTTTTTTACAGGATTTGGGTAAGCCAAGGTTATGTTGCGTTCAGAAGAAGGGTTGTCAACATTCAGCATGATGTTATTCAAAAGTTTGAAGACTAAAATGTCATCATTATAAGTTGCTCCACCATAGATACTGCCGTCTTCAGAAATTTGAATATTTTTTAAAATTGCATTACTAAAAGTATTTTTAAAACTTCCATTGTTTGCAAAATTGGTGTTCATAGAACCGTCAAGATTATAGCTTCCTATCCAAAGGTCTTTTGAAGAGCTTGAATATTGAGATCCTGCTAACAATAATTTTCCTTTATAAAAAGCAATATCATTAATGTCGAAAAACTTTCCGTTCCAGCATGGGAAGTATCCCGAAACATCAAAAAAAGTCTTTACTAAGTTTCCGGTATTAAGGTCTACTACCAATATGTTATCATTGCAGTCTTGTATATGCAAAATCACATAGGCATAATTTGAGACAGTATCAATAATCATTTTTCTCAAACTTCCAGCGCTGTAATAATCAGACATAATATATTCAAAATTAAAATTCGGATCCACGCTGCCATCCTGATTGATTTTTTTAAGAATGTTGTATCTGTATTTAGTCGTGTTATTTACAGTGACTTGTTTTGTGCTATTGGCCGCAAGCAATATTTTTCCATCATTTAACAAAATAGCATCGGCTATGTTTTCGTAGTCACCAAAATCATAAACTTGAACACCTTTGTTTCCAAAAGAAAAATCTGAAAAGCCATCCTGAGTAAATTTCTCGATATACAAATCAGTTGTGTTTCCACCAAATGTGTAAAATTTACCATCAGAAAGTTTTAATATTTTGTTAGTTGCTCCCGAAAAAATTTCCTGTTTACCATTAAAAGCAAAAAGAGAATCTAACTTTCCATTAGCTTCAGTCTTTATTAAACCTTTGTCTGTGAGGAAAAGTAATCTTCCGTCATCATATTCGATAAGATCTTTTGGACTGGTGTAAATCTGATACGAGTCAAAATTATTAATGACTTTACCTAGATTACCAAAATCAGCATTAAAACCATTGTTCGGATTGAGCTTCAAAACACTTAAGCCGCTTTTATAATAAAGATAGTCTGTGATATTGGTATATGATGTTGCAATGATAGAATGATCGGACATTAATTTAATCTTTCCGGTTTCATCATAGCTTTTGTACCAGTAATCGGTAACCAGATATCCTGATTGGTTAAAGTTAGTGTCTAAATACTGCGTTTGACCCGATACTTTTAAGCATAAAAATACCAATAATGCAATTGTAATTTTTTTCATAATGTTTCATTTGTATTTAGTTTTTTGGAAATAAGAATGCCTCTAATTTTGGAAACCAAATAATGGTTTCTGCCTTGTTGATTGTTTCCCATTTCATAGTATGAGAATACCCAAATAGTCATCAGAGTGATTGGTTTTAAGCCTTTCCGTCTGATAATATTATAAACTTTAAAGGTTTGAAAATCTGCACTCCAAAGAAAAATAGGAGTGATAAAGAGAAAATTGAGTTTGTTTCCATAATTTGTGTTGTTTGTTGTAAAAATATAAAAAAAAAAGAGGCTGTGTCAAAAGGGCAGTCTTTTTTTGTATTATGTTGCAAAAAAGATTTTTCATTTTTGTGTTTAAAAAAACTTTGAAAATCGGAAGATAAAAGTTTAAAAAGCAGTTTTTTCAGGCTGCTTTTGACATTTTCTTGAGGTTGTGGGCTATCGCAAGTATGTCGATTTCTACCTCGACCTTATTTTCCCCCGAAGCATAAATCGTTTAAAATTTTTGTTGTGTTTGAGTGGGGCAAAAACAGGTTCAACATCGTGACATCGCTGTTTCCGTAGCCTTATACCTTTTTTAGTACAAAGAAGTTTGAAAACCTTTTGCCTGATTTCTGCCAGTTCGGGATTGTTTTTGTGAAGTAGTTATTTGTCCTGATTTTTGATCTTTCCTGAAGTAATTGTATTTCACATAAGCTTTTATTTTATTAGATTTCAGTAAGTTATAGTTTTCTTCCGAGCCATATCCTGCATCCGCTACCAGCTCTTTCGGAACTTTATGATATCTTTCTTTAAAGCCCTGTAAATGAGATTCCAACGTTTTGGTGTCGGTAGGATTGGGATGGATGGAATAGTGTAAAACAAATTGTTTATTGGTGGAAATCTGCAGGTTGTAAGCCGGTTTTAGTTGCCCGTTTCGCATATGATCTTTCTTCTCTGCATAAAGGTAGCATCTGTGTCGGTTTTGGAATAAGAATTTCTACCCTCCAATATTCCCTGTTGTTTCTTGTATTTATCTAAATTGGCAGCCCAGTTTTTCTTAGCATAACTGAGTTTCTGCCGAACTTTTAAAGGCACTTTTTTTATCTCTTAAAACCTCATTGATCTTTGTGATGGCTTGATTTACTTTTTCAGAATCAATCTCTTTAAAATCAATACTTTCTGTATCGTGAAGCTCATCTTTAGCAGCTTTTTCCGCATAATTCCAAAGTTCTTCCAGCTAATGGGAAATTCTCTCTTTATGCTTTTTGATGGCTTTTCCCCAGACAGAAGTATCGCGGTTGGCATTGGCTTCTATCTTTGTGCCGTCCACAAAAGTGGTTTCCAAACTCACCAAACCTTCTTTTTCCAAAAGCAGAACAATTTGTGTGAAAATGGCTTTAATCTCATCCTTCAATCGTTCACTACGAAATCTGTTTAAGGTATTATGGTCGGGACGGCTCATCGCTGAAGGCCACATAAAATGGATGTTTTCTTTCAGAGCCTGCTCCATTTTGCGGCTTGAATAGATATTACTCAAATAGCTGTAAATTAAAAACTTTCAAAAGCATTTTCGGATGGTAGCACGAGGTTCCGCCGGGTTTGTAGGTTTTGATCAAGCTTTTAATATCAAGCTCATCAATAATGCCTAAAACTATTTTCACAGGATGCTTTTCGTCAATCAACTCCGATAAATTCGTAGGAAAAAGCAAATTTTCTTCGGGATTGTAATCTTTAAAGACTACTTTTGAAGCACTTAACACACAGCAAATTACAAAATTTGCTACAATTAGGAAGCGAAAGCTTTCCTTTTTTATGAAAAAGGCTGCCTCACTTTTGAGACAGCCTCGTTTATTTTTTTATTTTATTCTTGCGAGATGCATCACCTGATTATCCTGAGAAATCAGAAGCGAATCGCCTTTGGTTTCAGCCGAAATCGTATTTCTTTCATAGAATTCTCCCTCTGAAGTTTTCTTTTTGAAATCCAAAACAAATTTGTTATTATTAGCTTCCAAAGTAATGGTTTTTGATTTCCCATTATCGGTAAAAGTCGCCTTTGCTCGGCTTCCGTCAACAGCTTTGTAAGGAACCGAATATTCCTGTACTTTCTTACCGTCCACAGTTTTTTCCATAGAAGTAGTTGTTACACTATCGATTTTACCATTCTCATCAGTAACAGTTGTTTCTGTGGAATAAGATTCGGAAGTCATTTTAGTATCATTTTTTTTGCA
The genomic region above belongs to Epilithonimonas zeae and contains:
- a CDS encoding T9SS type A sorting domain-containing protein; its protein translation is MKKIFISLVCFASIIIYSQDGVLDSSFSEDGKLFLDTVFNYPNSNTEIIYDVLEQPDGKTVYLGKSFSSSGFFEPIYCTVFRLNMDGTLDSTFGNNGFFSYSTYTNNKNLFLTASKLLRLSDGSFLIAGHGNNSTNLSADIIAIKISPNGILDTTFGTNGIARFAIGGGNNKIVTCLEVYNDKIYIAGNIDQDIFIIGANMDGSFDDNWNSDGKIILDIGGKTNLIQKIQLLNNKIYAYGINYSEGGMPNYNISVSAFNLDGSPASYGINGTTEFYYGNSNANPNISLVIPKGNNETLFVISGDFFKINRYGNLDNTFGTGGKIKNPFNQNFSQSAISSDGSFLMTNSKIIGQTTNQMAFYTAKVNPDYTKALTFGTNGEAITNVSTPVFKEQFPSRVLVTNNGKVIVAGSVTTLPNPNVPNIKNQDYVILRYNNTNLSVKEIQTDELSLFPNPAKDILSIKTKEQIKKVEILDVSGRIIKASSGINDKINISNLKVGNYLINVITDKKAYRTKFIKE
- the surE gene encoding 5'/3'-nucleotidase SurE, whose protein sequence is MSKPLILVTNDDGITAPGIRKLISIVNQIGDVIVVAPNSPQSGKGHAITINSTLSFEELNLDGPQKDFSCSGTPVDCVKMALDKILPRKPDLVVSGINHGANSSINVIYSGTMSAAVEAGVEGLQAIGFSLSDLKWEADFDQAEDFIKDIILKTLENPMPKGVVLNVNIPKLNKEEIKGIKVCKQANAKWEESFDERTNPHGRKYYWLSGYFNNMDESEDADETALTNGYISIVPVKFDLTAYEYMNELNSIYK
- a CDS encoding T9SS type A sorting domain-containing protein, whose amino-acid sequence is MKKITIALLVFLCLKVSGQTQYLDTNFNQSGYLVTDYWYKSYDETGKIKLMSDHSIIATSYTNITDYLYYKSGLSVLKLNPNNGFNADFGNLGKVINNFDSYQIYTSPKDLIEYDDGRLLFLTDKGLIKTEANGKLDSLFAFNGKQEIFSGATNKILKLSDGKFYTFGGNTTDLYIEKFTQDGFSDFSFGNKGVQVYDFGDYENIADAILLNDGKILLAANSTKQVTVNNTTKYRYNILKKINQDGSVDPNFNFEYIMSDYYSAGSLRKMIIDTVSNYAYVILHIQDCNDNILVVDLNTGNLVKTFFDVSGYFPCWNGKFFDINDIAFYKGKLLLAGSQYSSSSKDLWIGSYNLDGSMNTNFANNGSFKNTFSNAILKNIQISEDGSIYGGATYNDDILVFKLLNNIMLNVDNPSSERNITLAYPNPVKNTLNVRIKNTQNKNLDISVYDLSGRFIRNGLNGKNTNFSGDLILDLSFLKQGNYVLKFSGENYSESIKIIKK
- a CDS encoding 3'-5' exonuclease codes for the protein MYSVIDIESNGAPFRKESIIEIAIYRYDGHEITDQFISLVNPESEISSFVQKLTGITSKMVITAPKFHEIAKRIVEITKDSVLVGHNIDFDYRMLRQSFKRLGYEFTIKTLDTIPLAKNLIPDEKSYSLSKLCKSIGIPLSEAHRASGDARATLDLFKLLIIKDKNNEIIQSQQEENLEKDYISKVQILTEDLPNERGILYFQNSDGKIISSDVVEDLYKSAKKIFDSDKEKYKKIQEETEKISYELTGTDLIAKLMMQNKGIQKRQQLTFGLFYRKNKYILEKIKLQEDKPLLKFKSFTQGLKAINYIKSREELKDLVEFTQKINLKGRNEIWSSSGRTLGEKSFLVLEKGKLTGFGFYELYHQIQSLEKIKKLMLPVPRFTQELQNDLQLALLRNEYDVSPLPEK
- a CDS encoding Crp/Fnr family transcriptional regulator encodes the protein MEFIRQYLLSKGIPLTEENWRPFVEKNFRKEYKKKDIILNKGEVDNYLSFVEKGAARLFFMKENKELTIRFVFHNQFLTAYDSFTQRTPSRCDIEALTDMVVWQIHYDDLQEIYKSQAIGNLIGRLTVEALYVEKLNREFSFLSETAEERYLSLLKEQPDLFQKIPLKHIASYMGITPQALSRIRKRIY
- the lysA gene encoding diaminopimelate decarboxylase, with the translated sequence MTNQDLLNIAKEFGTPVYVYDVNSIREQYEKLTSSFSKNTRFFYAAKALTNINILKYVEKLGASLDCVSINEVKLGLKAGFSNDRILFTPNCVDLAEIEEAMSLNVHINIDNISILEQFGNKFGSSYPIFVRINPHIFAGGNYKISTGHIDSKFGISIHQLRHIERVMKSTNINVEGLHMHTGSEIKDPDVFLQGLDIMFELAEHFPNLKYLDMGSGFKVPYQDGDIETDVKSLGKKVNAAIKKHEESTGKKFQLWFEPGKFLVSKSGHFLVKSNVIKQTTATVFVGVNSGFNHLIRPMFYDSYHIIENLSNPKGPERIYTVVGNICETDTFAWDRKINEVREGDVIVFRNAGAYGFEMSSNFNSRLKPAEVMFLDGKAHLIRKRDEFEDLLKNQIEVL